The region GGCCCCGCCAGCCCTGAGGCGGAGCCAGAACCCAACATTTTCAGTGCACTTCTAGATGGTTGATGTGAATTTCGTTGCTGGTGGCGACACGCGTGGCGGGTAGGGGCGGAGAAGGCGGAGAGTGTCCAGGATCGGCGTTGCACACCCAACGTCGACCATGGGGGCCGAGTGGACGCCGACCTGGACACTCTTCTGATCGCACTCTACGTGGCCTTGGAGGATCACATCATCCCGGCCAGACGGACACGCCGGGCCGGTCCGGGCCGCCGGCCAAAGGTCACCGATGCCGAACTGGTGTGCCTGGCCGTGGCGCAGGCGCTGCTGCGCTACCCCGATGAGCATCACTGGCTACGTGCCGCACCCGCCCGGGTCGGGCACCTGTTCCCGCGGCTGTTGTCGCAACCGGAGTACAACCGCCGGCTCCGCGCCGCCGCTGACCTGATGGAAGACGCGCTGCGGTGGCTGGCCGACCACACCCCGGCCACCGCCGAACCGCTGCGGCTGATGGACGGCACACCGGTGCCCTGCGGCGCCTCCCGGACCACCGCGAGGCGCTCGAACCTGTTCGGCTGGGCCGGCTACGGCCACGACACCTCCCACCACCGCTTCTACTGGGGTACCAGGCTGATGCTCCTGGTCACCGCCGAGGGCACCATCACCGGGTTCGGGCTGGCCAACCCCAAGCTGGTCGGCGAACGCCAGCAGGTGCTGGGCCTGCTCGCCCGCCGCAAGAACCTGCCGTCCCCAGGCAGCACGATCGTGTGTGACAAGGGCTTCGCCGGCCGAGACTTCGCCATCGCCCTGGCCGGCAAGGCCCTGACCGTGCTCCGCCCGGCCCGCAAGGACGAACCCGACCCGGGCATCTTCCCCCACTGGCTACGCCAACGCGTCGAAGCGATCATCTGGACCTTGAAAGGCCAACTCCACCTCGAACACCACGGCGGGCGCATCCCCACCGGCCTGTGGGCCCGCATCGTGCAGCGTCTGCTCGCCCTCAACGCCGTGATCTGGCACAACTGGACCATAGGCGCACCAGTCAAGCGCTCCCTGATCCCCTACGACCACTGACCAAGGCCCTGACCAGCCCACAAATTCACATCAACGATCTAGGGGTTGCCCCGCTTCGGCGGACACGTGACCGTCATGCGGCGAAGGGGTGATCGTGGCGGTAGCGTAGTCGTGCTTCGGCGGGGGTGCGGCAGCCGATGCCGAGTTCGGCAAGGCCGTGGTCGGGATCGGCACCGACCTGGAGGTGA is a window of Carbonactinospora thermoautotrophica DNA encoding:
- a CDS encoding transposase, with translation MDADLDTLLIALYVALEDHIIPARRTRRAGPGRRPKVTDAELVCLAVAQALLRYPDEHHWLRAAPARVGHLFPRLLSQPEYNRRLRAAADLMEDALRWLADHTPATAEPLRLMDGTPVPCGASRTTARRSNLFGWAGYGHDTSHHRFYWGTRLMLLVTAEGTITGFGLANPKLVGERQQVLGLLARRKNLPSPGSTIVCDKGFAGRDFAIALAGKALTVLRPARKDEPDPGIFPHWLRQRVEAIIWTLKGQLHLEHHGGRIPTGLWARIVQRLLALNAVIWHNWTIGAPVKRSLIPYDH